The sequence ATAGCCGGCGACGCCCTTGGCGGTGCGCCGGCCGGTCGTCAGCAGCCGCCCGTCGGCAAGGACGACGTCCAGGCCGAGGACGTACTCGGCGGTGACCCCGTATTTGACGCAGCACAGGCCGCCGGAGGCGGTGCCGATGTTCCCGCCGATCGAGCACTGCTCCCAACTGGAGGGGTCGGGCGGGTAGTAGAGGCCGTGCTCGTTCACCGCCCGGGACAGCACGGCGTTGATGACACCGGGCTCGACCACCGCGATCCGGTCGACGGGATTGATCTCGATGATCCGGTCCATCTTGACCAGCGAGAGCACGAGGCAGCCGTCGGAGGCGTTGGCGGCTCCCGACAGCCCTGTACGCGCCCCCTGCGGGACGACCGGCACCCGGAGCTCGGTGGCCGTCCGCATGACGTGCTGGACCTGCTCGACGGTGCGCGGCAGCACGACCACGGCGGGCGTCCCGGCCTCGCAGAAGCTCGCCATGTCGTTGGCGTAGGAGCCGGTCACATCGGGGTCGGTGAGGATCGCTTCCCCCGGGAGCCCGGCGCGCAGTCGTGCGATGAGGTCCATACCCTCAGCCTCGCATCCATGGGCCGTACACGGAAGATCACCACCCACCCGGAACGGCACCCACCGGCCGGCAGCACCGAGGGGACACCCGGACGAGACGGACAGCCGCCGGCCGACGGAAGGGTGCGGGCCGAAGGGCCCGGGTGCGGGGACGTCAAGCGAAGCAGTCCCCGCACCCGGGCCCGGAGGCCCGCACCCGTCACCCACCACCCGCCGTGGGCGCACCGCCCCGCCCCGCCCCGCCGCCAGGCTCAGGCACACCGCCCCGCCGCCAGGCTCAGAGGTTGCCGCGCCGCTCCTGCTCCCGCTCGATCGCCTCGAAGAGCGCCTTGAAGTTGCCCTTGCCGAAGCCCATGGAACCGTGCCGCTCGATCATCTCGAAGAACACGGTCGGCCGGTCCTGGACCGGCTTGGTGAAGATCTGCAGCAGATAGCCGTCCTCGTCGCGGTCGACCAGGATCTTCAGCTCGCGGAGCGTCTCCACGGGCACCCGGGTCTCGCCGGCCCACTCGCCGAGGGTGTCGTAGTAGGAGTCGGGAGTGTTGAGGAATTCGACGCCGGCGGCCCGCATCGCCCGGACACTGGCGACGATGTCATTGGTGGCCAGCGCGATGTGCTGGACGCCGGGGCCGCCGTAGAACTCCAGGTACTCGTCGATCTGCGACTTCTTCTTCGCGATCGCGGGCTCGTTGATCGGGAACTTGACCTTGAGCGTGCCGTCCGCGACGACCTTCGACATCAGCGCGCTGTACTCGGTGGCGATGTCGTCGCCCACGAACTCCTTCATGTTGGTGAAGCCCATGACGTTGTTGTAGAAGGCCACCCACTCGTTCATCTTGCCGAGTTCGACGTTGCCGACGCAGTGGTCGATGGCCTGGAAGCGCCGCGGGCCGGTCTCCACCAGGGGCTCGGCAGCGACGAATCCCGGCAGGTAGGGGCCGTCGTAGCCGGAACGCTCGACGAGGGTGTGCCGGGTCTTGCCGTAGGTGGCGATGGCCGCCAGGACGACGGTGCCGTGCTCGTCGTGGACCTCGTGGGGCTTCTCCAGGCCGGTGGCGCCCTGGGCGACGGCGTGCTCGTAGGCGGCGCGGGCGTCCGGGACCTCGATGGCGAGGTCGATGACGCCGTCGCCGTGCGCCGCGACATGGTCGGCGAGGAAGCGGCCCCACTCGGTCGTGGGCTTGATGACGGAGGTGAACACGAACCGGGCGCCGCCGGATTCGAGCACATAACTCGCGGTCTCGCGGCTGCCGTTCTCCGGGCCCGAGTAGGCGACGCGCCGCATCCCGAAGGCGGTCGAGTAGTAGTGCGCGGCCTGCTTGGCGTTCCCGACGGCGAAGACGACCGCGTCCATCCCCTTGACCGGGAAGGGGTCCGCCTGCCGGGCCGTGTCGGGGGCGAGGGGCTGCGTGTGCATCGTGGTGTCTGCCATGCCCGCAGAGTCCCCCCGATCCACAAGGTGCGCAATAGTTCGCGAATCTTCTGGGCACTATGTATAGCGAAAGGGCGAAGTCGCCCGGCTATCTGTACATGATGACCATCACCAAGGGCGGTACGAACGATGGCGATCGATCATTTGGACGGGGCGCTGCTGGAACTGCTCGCCGAGGAGCCGCGGATCGGGGTGCTGGAGGCGTCCCGGCGGCTGGGGGTGGCCCGCGGGACGGTCCAGGCCAGGCTCGACCGGCTTCAGTCGAATGGAGTGATCCGGGGCTTCGGACCGGATGTGGACCCGGCGGCCCTCGGATATCCGGTGACCGCATTTGCGACGCTGGAGATCAAACAAGGGCAAGGAAACGACGTACGTGCCCACTTGACGACCGTTCCCGAGGTGCTGGAGCTGCATACAACGACCGGACATGGGGACATGCTCTGCAGGCTTGTCGCCCGGTCCAACGCCGATCTGCAGCGGGTGATCGACCGGGTTGTGGGCTTTGATGGCATCGTGCGGGCATCGACGGCAATCGTGATGGAAAATCCGGTTCCGTTGCGAATCGTCCCGCTGGTGAAACAGGCATCGGCAGACTGACCGAGGAGACCGAGTGAGCTTCTGGGAGTACGTCGGCACCCGGCACGCCCAGCTGCTGACGGACACATATCAGCACGCCAGTGCCGTCTTCCAGTGCATGGTGCTCGCCACCCTGCTGGGCGTCTTCATCGCGGTGGTGACCTACCGCAGCGAATGGGCGGGCAACCTCGCCACCACCTCGACCGCCACCATCCTGACCATCCCGTCCCTGGCCCTGATCGGTCTGCTGATCCCGATCGTCGGCCTGGGCGTCCCCCCGACGGTGATCGCGCTGACCCTGTACGGACTGCTGCCGGTGGTCCGCAACGCCATCGTCGGGCTGCGCGGGGTGGACCCGGACCTGATCGACGCGGCCAACGGCATCGGGATGTCCCGCGCCGCCCGGCTCTTCCGCGTCGAACTGCCGCTGGCCTGGCCGCCCATCCTCACCGGCATCCGGGTCGCCACCCAGATGCTGATGGGCATCGCGGCGATCGCCGCGTTCGCCTCCGGCCCCGGCCTGGGCAACGAGATCTTCCGCGGGATCGCCTCGCTGGGTAGTGCCAACTCCCTCAACCAGGTGCTCTCCGGCACCCTCGGGATCGCCATCCTCGCTCTTCTCTTCGACGCCGCCTACGTCCTGATCGGACGCCTGACCATCTCCAGGGGGATCCGTGCCTGAGACGCCCGAGACCGCTGCCGCCTCCGGCGCGAGCATCCAGCTGGAGAACCTGACGAAGATCTATCCGGGGAACCCCGTCCCCGCGGTGGACAACGTCAACATGGAGATCAAGGCCGGCGAGATCGTGATCCTGGTGGGGCCCTCGGGCTGCGGCAAGTCCACCACCCTGAAGATGATCAACCGGCTGATCGAGCCGAGCTCGGGGCGGATCCGGATCGGCGACGAGGACGTCACCGACATGGACCCGGTCAAGCTGCGCCGCAAGATCGGCTACGCCATCCAGGCGTCCGGCCTCTTCCCGCACATGACCGTCGCCCAGAACATCGCCCTGGTCCCGAAGATGATCGGCTGGTCCCAGTCGAAGACCAGGAACCGGGTCGAGGAGATGCTCGACCTGGTCGGCCTGGACCCGCGCGAGTTCCACGGCCGCTATCCGCGCCAGCTCTCCGGCGGCCAGCAGCAGCGCGTCGGGGTGGCCCGCGCCCTCGCCGCCGACCCGCCCGTCCTGCTGATGGACGAGCCGTTCGGCGCCGTCGACCCGATCACCCGCGACCACCTCCAGGACGAGCTGATCCGGCTCCAGCACGAGCTGCACAAGACCATCTGCTTCGTCACCCACGACTTCGACGAGGCCATCAAGATCGGCGACCGGATCGCGGTGCTCCGCGAGCGCTCGCACATCGCCCAGTTCGACACCCCCGAAGCCATCCTCACCAACCCGTCCGACGACTTCGTCTCCGGCTTCGTGGGCGCCGGGGCGGCGCTCAAGCGGCTGAACCTGACCCGGGTACGGGACGTGGGCGTGGTCGACTTCCCCACCGCCAGGACCGATGACCCGCTGGAGTCCATCTTCGACCGGGTCCGCGCCGGCTCCCACAACGAACTGCTGCTGCTGGACCCCAACCACCGCCCGTACAAATGGCTGCGCCGCGGCGATCTGGCCCTGGCCAAGGAGTCGCTGGCCCGGGCCGGGACGCCGGTACAGCACACCGTGACCCGGGATGCGACGCTGCGCGACGCGCTGGAGGCGGTGCTCACCGACAGCGCGGGCCGGGTCGCGGTCACCGGGCGGCGCGGCGAGTACATCGGCGTGGTCGACATGGAGACGCTGATGAACAACGTCCAGGAACTGCTGGAGGCGGACCGGATGGAGGCCCTGGAGCACCAGCACCAGCTCCAGGAGCTGCGCGCCCGCCAGACGCAGCTGGAACAGGAAGGCATGGAGGCATGAGCCCCCACGACGGGAGCAGCCCGCACCACGGCGAGCGCCCGACGGGCGACCACGAGGCCTTCGCCCTGCGCGACGACGCCGAGATGCAGGAGCGGGAGGGGGCGGCCGGTGAGGCGCCGGTCCCGTCCGCCGCCAAGGGCCGGCGCCGGATCAGCTGGCAGAAGTGGACCTTCATGCCGGTCTTCCTGGTCCTCGCACTGCTCGCCACCTGGCTGTGGTTCCGCGGCGCCCGCCTGGACTCCATCGCCCACCAGGCGGTCGACAACGGGAAGGTATGGCTGGCGCTGCAGCAGCACATCGAGCTCACCGCGATCTCCACCTTCTTCGTGCTGATCATCGCGATCCCGCTGGGGATCGCGCTGACCCGGTCCAAACTGCGCCGGGCCACCCCGGTCGCCATGGCCTTCGCCAACCTCGGGCAGGCCGTCCCGGCGCTGGGTCTGCTGATCCTGCTGGTGATCTGGCTGGGCATCGGGGCCCGCTCGGCGATCGTCGGCATGGTCATCTACGCCGTGCTGCCGGTCCTCGCCAACACCATCGCCGGGCTGCGCGGCATCGATCCGACGCTGACCGAGGCCGCCCGCGGCATCGGGATGTCCCCCACGGGTGTGCTGACCAAGGTCGAACTCCCCCTGGCCGTACCGCTGATCCTGGCCGGTGTCCGCACCGCGCTGGTGCTGAACGTCGGCACCGCGACGCTGGCCACCTTCGGCGGGGGCGGCGGCCTCGGTGACCTGATCTCGGCAGGCATCGTCACCCAGCGCATGCCCGTACTGATCCTCGGTTCGGTGCTCACCGTGGCGCTGGCCCTGCTGGTCGAATGGCTGGCGTCGCTGGCCGAACTGCTGCTGCGGCCACGCGGACTGGAGGCGACGGTATGAGGATCCACCCGCGTCCGGCCGCGCACGGCCGCCCCGGAAGGCGCCGGGGCGCCCGCTTCCTCGTCGTCCTGCTCGCCACCGTGCTCAGCGCATGCGGCCTGGTCAGCGGCAGTGCGATGAGCGACACCGTGCTGCCGGGGGCGAAGGCCGGCTACCCGGGCCGCCCGCTCACCGGAGCGCAGCTGACCGTGACCTCGAAGGAGTTCACCGAGCAGATCATCCTCGGCCAGATGATGGGCATCGTCTTCGAGGCGGCCGGGGCCAAGGTCATCGACAAGACCAGCATCCAGGGCTCGATCGGCGCCCGGGAGGCCGTCAAGTCCGGCACGGCGGACGCCGCGTACGAGTACACCGGCACCGGCTGGATCACCTACCTCGGCCACACCAAGCCGATCGTCAACCCGCAGCAGCAGTGGAAGGCGGTCCGCGACGAGGACCGGAAGAACGGCATCGTCTGGCTCCCGGCCTCGACGCTGAACAACACCTACGCGCTGGCGCTGAACACCGCCAACCAGAAGAAGCTGGGCGTGCACAACCTCTCGCAGGTCGCGGCGCTGTCGCACAAGAACCCCGGCGCCGTCACGATGTGCGTGGAGAACGAGTTCGCCACCCGCAACGACGGCCTGCCGGGCATGGCGCGGGCGTACGGCATGAACGTGCCCTCCGGCAACATCCGCAAGATGACCGGCGGCGTCGTCTACACCGAGACGCAGAAGGGCACCTGCGCGTTCGGCGAGGTCTTCACCACCGACGGCCGGATCAAGGCGATGCATCTGCACGTCCTCGCCGACGACAAGCACTTCTTCCCCAACTACAACGTCGCTCCCGAGATCAACGCCGAGGCCCTGAAGAAGTACCCGGCGATGGCCGAGGTCCTGGCCCCGGTCACCAAGGCGCTCAACAACACCGTCGCCCAGGAGCTCAACCGCAAGGTCGATGTGAACGGCGAGGACCCGCACGAGGTCGCAAAGGACTGGCTGATCCGGGAGGGGTTCATCAAGGAGGGGTGAGACGCGGGCGGCGTGACACGGGAGGCGTGACGCGGACGGCCCGGGGCGGGGCGGTGGGGCGGCTCAGCAGGTGGGCAGCTTACCCCCGGTCCGGCGCAGCAGGTCGGCAGCTTGCCCCCGGTCCGGCTCAGCAGGTCGGCAGCTTGCCCCCGGTCCGCAGGGCCTTCAGGGCGTCCACCGCGCCGTCGAGCGTCGTGACCGGGATCAGCCGCATCCCCTTCGGCAGCTCCGCCCGCGCATCGGTGCACTCCTTGCGCGGGACCAGGAAGACCGAGGCGCCGTCCCGGTGTGCGGCCTGCGTCTTCAGCGGGACCCCGCCCACCGCGCCGACCTTCCCGCCGGCGGTGATGGTCCCCGTACCGGCGATCTTGCGCCCGCCGGTCAGGTCGTGGCCCGCGCCGTCGCCGTCCAGCTTGTCGACGATGCCGAGGGCGAACATCAGCCCGGCGCTCGGACCGCCGACGTCCGCAAGGCTCAGCTTGACCTTGATGTCCTTGGCGGACTTGCCGAGCTGCCCGAGCGCGGCGCTGGTGGCGGTGTCCTGCGACTGTTCCATCTGCTTCGCGTTGTGCTCGGCGATCTCCTCGGTGTTGTTGCCCACCGGGTAGACCGCCTCCCGCGGCATCACGGCCTCGTCCGTACGGAACCAGCCCTCGATGATGTCCGGCAGGTGGACGGAGGCGTCCGGTCCGGTGGCCACGATCGAGGTCATCCGCAGCTGTCCGCTCGTCTTACGGGTCCCGGCGCCGGTGATGGTGATCACCGGCTTGCCCTTGTCGTCGCCGAGGACGTTCGCCGTCATGCCGGGATAGGCGACAGCGAACGGCAGCGGGGCGAGGACCGCCGTAAGGACGAGGGCCAGGACAAGGGCGGCGCAGAGCGCCAGGGCACGGGTGCGTGAGGACACCCCGCCAGCCTAATTGACCCCCGCACCACCAGGGCCGTAAGGCGCTGCGGCCTCACCACACGGCCACCGCCCCTTCACACCCCGTGGCCTCGGCCGCCCCCGCACTCCGAAGACGGGCACCAGGTTGCTGCGAAGACAGGCACCACGCCTCCTCAGCGCAGCGCCTCCGACACCTCCCGGGCCGCGTCGACCACCCGCGGCCCGATCCGCTCGGAGACGGTGTCCGCGAGCATCACCACGCCCACGCTGCCCTCGATGCCGCTCACCCCGAGCAGCGGTGCCGCCGCGCCGCTCGCGCCGGCCTCCAACTCCCCGTGGGTCAGGGCGAGTCCGGCGTCCTGGAGGCGTCCCTGCCGGGCCTTGAGGATGGCCCGGCCGGCGGCCCCCCGGTCCAGCGGATGACGGAACCCCGCCCGGTAGGCCACGTGGTAGTCGGTCCAGGTCGGCTCCACCACGGCGACGGCCAGCGCTTCCGTGCCGTCGACGAGGGTGAGATGCGCGGTGGCCCCCACGTCCTCGGCGAGCGACCGCAGCGCGGGCAGCGCCGCCTCCCTGACCAGCGGATGCACCTGCCGGCCCAGGCGCAGCACGCCCAGGCCGACCCGGGCGCGGCCGCCCAGGTCGCGGCGGACCAGAGCGTGCTGCTCCAGCGTGGCCAGCAGACGGTAGACCACCGTGCGGTTGACGCCGAGCTTGTGAGAGAGCTCGGTGACGGTCAGACCGTGGTCGGTGTCGGCAAGCAGTTTGAGGACGCGCAGCCCTCGGTCGAGGGTCTGGGAGGTCTCTGCGGTCACGACGCCTCCTGGGTGAGTGGCGGCTCTCGACGTGACGCGCTGCGAGTCCCGGAGCAGCGCG is a genomic window of Streptomyces sp. Edi2 containing:
- a CDS encoding ABC transporter permease, with the translated sequence MSPHDGSSPHHGERPTGDHEAFALRDDAEMQEREGAAGEAPVPSAAKGRRRISWQKWTFMPVFLVLALLATWLWFRGARLDSIAHQAVDNGKVWLALQQHIELTAISTFFVLIIAIPLGIALTRSKLRRATPVAMAFANLGQAVPALGLLILLVIWLGIGARSAIVGMVIYAVLPVLANTIAGLRGIDPTLTEAARGIGMSPTGVLTKVELPLAVPLILAGVRTALVLNVGTATLATFGGGGGLGDLISAGIVTQRMPVLILGSVLTVALALLVEWLASLAELLLRPRGLEATV
- a CDS encoding ABC transporter permease, which codes for MSFWEYVGTRHAQLLTDTYQHASAVFQCMVLATLLGVFIAVVTYRSEWAGNLATTSTATILTIPSLALIGLLIPIVGLGVPPTVIALTLYGLLPVVRNAIVGLRGVDPDLIDAANGIGMSRAARLFRVELPLAWPPILTGIRVATQMLMGIAAIAAFASGPGLGNEIFRGIASLGSANSLNQVLSGTLGIAILALLFDAAYVLIGRLTISRGIRA
- a CDS encoding glycine betaine ABC transporter substrate-binding protein produces the protein MSDTVLPGAKAGYPGRPLTGAQLTVTSKEFTEQIILGQMMGIVFEAAGAKVIDKTSIQGSIGAREAVKSGTADAAYEYTGTGWITYLGHTKPIVNPQQQWKAVRDEDRKNGIVWLPASTLNNTYALALNTANQKKLGVHNLSQVAALSHKNPGAVTMCVENEFATRNDGLPGMARAYGMNVPSGNIRKMTGGVVYTETQKGTCAFGEVFTTDGRIKAMHLHVLADDKHFFPNYNVAPEINAEALKKYPAMAEVLAPVTKALNNTVAQELNRKVDVNGEDPHEVAKDWLIREGFIKEG
- a CDS encoding betaine/proline/choline family ABC transporter ATP-binding protein (Members of the family are the ATP-binding subunit of ABC transporters for substrates such as betaine, L-proline or other amino acids, choline, carnitine, etc. The substrate specificity is best determined from the substrate-binding subunit, rather than this subunit, as it interacts with the permease subunit and not with substrate directly.) — protein: MPETPETAAASGASIQLENLTKIYPGNPVPAVDNVNMEIKAGEIVILVGPSGCGKSTTLKMINRLIEPSSGRIRIGDEDVTDMDPVKLRRKIGYAIQASGLFPHMTVAQNIALVPKMIGWSQSKTRNRVEEMLDLVGLDPREFHGRYPRQLSGGQQQRVGVARALAADPPVLLMDEPFGAVDPITRDHLQDELIRLQHELHKTICFVTHDFDEAIKIGDRIAVLRERSHIAQFDTPEAILTNPSDDFVSGFVGAGAALKRLNLTRVRDVGVVDFPTARTDDPLESIFDRVRAGSHNELLLLDPNHRPYKWLRRGDLALAKESLARAGTPVQHTVTRDATLRDALEAVLTDSAGRVAVTGRRGEYIGVVDMETLMNNVQELLEADRMEALEHQHQLQELRARQTQLEQEGMEA
- a CDS encoding Lrp/AsnC family transcriptional regulator, whose amino-acid sequence is MAIDHLDGALLELLAEEPRIGVLEASRRLGVARGTVQARLDRLQSNGVIRGFGPDVDPAALGYPVTAFATLEIKQGQGNDVRAHLTTVPEVLELHTTTGHGDMLCRLVARSNADLQRVIDRVVGFDGIVRASTAIVMENPVPLRIVPLVKQASAD
- the hppD gene encoding 4-hydroxyphenylpyruvate dioxygenase — its product is MADTTMHTQPLAPDTARQADPFPVKGMDAVVFAVGNAKQAAHYYSTAFGMRRVAYSGPENGSRETASYVLESGGARFVFTSVIKPTTEWGRFLADHVAAHGDGVIDLAIEVPDARAAYEHAVAQGATGLEKPHEVHDEHGTVVLAAIATYGKTRHTLVERSGYDGPYLPGFVAAEPLVETGPRRFQAIDHCVGNVELGKMNEWVAFYNNVMGFTNMKEFVGDDIATEYSALMSKVVADGTLKVKFPINEPAIAKKKSQIDEYLEFYGGPGVQHIALATNDIVASVRAMRAAGVEFLNTPDSYYDTLGEWAGETRVPVETLRELKILVDRDEDGYLLQIFTKPVQDRPTVFFEMIERHGSMGFGKGNFKALFEAIEREQERRGNL
- a CDS encoding S16 family serine protease, translated to MSSRTRALALCAALVLALVLTAVLAPLPFAVAYPGMTANVLGDDKGKPVITITGAGTRKTSGQLRMTSIVATGPDASVHLPDIIEGWFRTDEAVMPREAVYPVGNNTEEIAEHNAKQMEQSQDTATSAALGQLGKSAKDIKVKLSLADVGGPSAGLMFALGIVDKLDGDGAGHDLTGGRKIAGTGTITAGGKVGAVGGVPLKTQAAHRDGASVFLVPRKECTDARAELPKGMRLIPVTTLDGAVDALKALRTGGKLPTC
- a CDS encoding helix-turn-helix domain-containing protein; translated protein: MTAETSQTLDRGLRVLKLLADTDHGLTVTELSHKLGVNRTVVYRLLATLEQHALVRRDLGGRARVGLGVLRLGRQVHPLVREAALPALRSLAEDVGATAHLTLVDGTEALAVAVVEPTWTDYHVAYRAGFRHPLDRGAAGRAILKARQGRLQDAGLALTHGELEAGASGAAAPLLGVSGIEGSVGVVMLADTVSERIGPRVVDAAREVSEALR